AATATTTTAGATAGCCCGGTGCTTAGCTCATCTATCATGGCCACATTGGTTTCGGGGTAGGCTGCCGGGTCCTTTTTGGAAAGGATCATCAATCCGGTGTTATGGCCCTTGAATATCAACGGGGTTACCAGCACCGAGCGGGCTCCGGCCAGGGGTTTTTCCATCCCCGAAATTCCCAGCCCCTCTGCCAGGGATCCCTCTTTTCCCGCCAAGCTCAGGGTGCGTCCCTCGTTGATGGCGGCTTCGGCCAGCCCGGTAACCAGATGAAAAGCTGTGTCCGGGTCATGGTCGATCATCGCCCCCTGGCTGGCCAAAAACCTGAAGCTGTCACCCCGTTCCCGAAATAATATCGAGCCGGCATCGAAATCCACAAAATGCCTTACCGCTTTTAAAAGTATCTGGGGAAGCAGCTCCACATCCTCCAGGGCCGCCACCATCCCGGTCAGTTCTTTGAAATATTCCAGCCCTTCCAGCTTAAGGCTGTGGATTTTAATGATCGAACCGGTATATTTTTTTTTCTCAAAAAATCCTTTTATCCCGATAGAGCAATAACTGTCCTTGATGATTATTTTTTTTTCTGCCTCTCTGGTTGCCCCGTTTGAGATATCATCCAGGGTCGCAGAAAGCCATTCTTTATCGCTTCGAATAAGGGGAAGTTTATCGATGACGCCCTGCCGCAAATCCGTCAGCTGTTGGGCGGAGGTATTGGCAAAAACTATTCGTTTTACCGAGTCAACTATCAGGATAGCATCTTCGATATTCTTGATATAGGCCTCCAGCACCTCTTTGCTCGAGGTCCACTCGCCTATGGACCGTACCCGGTGCAGGGTCAGGGCGATCTGGGTGGCCATCATCCCTAGGAAATCGGCGGTGGGGCGATCCATCTCCCCGGAATTGAGGCTGGTGACGGTCAAAACGCCCAGGGCTTCTTTTTCCACCTCCAGGGGCCAGCCCATTTTTATCACTGCCGGTTTTTCCGGATGGACCGTTATCAGCTCGGTCTGGGGCCCCTGCTCTGCCACCCGGCCCAGCCAGGCGCTGTCATCCGAGGTCAATCCGTCCATCTGCTTCCCGTCCCTCAGCACCAGGGGATGGACATAATAACTGCCCTCCTGATTGGCTATCGAAACCGCCAGTTCATAACCCTTGAGGGCCGGCCCGATATTCTCGGCTATGGTCTTCCAGAATTGCCCGGGGTCGCTGATCTTTTCCAGCTTCTCAACGGTTTGGATCAATATCCGGTTGAAATTGCTGTTTTCCTCCCTTTGCAGATACAGCAGCCCTCTCTCCATGGCGCAGCCGGCTAATTGGGAAAAATACGAAAGGTACCTAACCTGATCCGGGTCCGCTTCAGCATCCTTCACCACAATTGTTATCAGTCCGATCATGGCACTGGCCGATCTGAAAATCGGGATCAGTATCACATCCCCGCTGCCGTTCAGTATTTTCTCCCCCAGGCCCGGCAGGTAACGGGAGGCTTTCATTCCCTCCCAGACCGGATGATCGGCTTTGATGATATAGCTTCCCGACTGAAGGAAATCTTTTATTAAAAGTTGAGTTCTGATCAGGGGATTGGGGCTGGTTAAAAGTTCAGCGCTTTTATCCGGGTCCACCGATTCCATCCAAAGGGGCTTGAATGCCCCGAGGTCATTGTCGTAAACGCTTAAGACTATCACCTTGTATCCCAGAGCATCCTTGATGGATTGTCCTATTTCCTGCAATATCTTGGCCGGCCCG
This genomic window from Candidatus Edwardsbacteria bacterium contains:
- a CDS encoding GAF domain-containing protein, which codes for MIETQGPATLQNKVLSESLRLSQALSGEPGPAKILQEIGQSIKDALGYKVIVLSVYDNDLGAFKPLWMESVDPDKSAELLTSPNPLIRTQLLIKDFLQSGSYIIKADHPVWEGMKASRYLPGLGEKILNGSGDVILIPIFRSASAMIGLITIVVKDAEADPDQVRYLSYFSQLAGCAMERGLLYLQREENSNFNRILIQTVEKLEKISDPGQFWKTIAENIGPALKGYELAVSIANQEGSYYVHPLVLRDGKQMDGLTSDDSAWLGRVAEQGPQTELITVHPEKPAVIKMGWPLEVEKEALGVLTVTSLNSGEMDRPTADFLGMMATQIALTLHRVRSIGEWTSSKEVLEAYIKNIEDAILIVDSVKRIVFANTSAQQLTDLRQGVIDKLPLIRSDKEWLSATLDDISNGATREAEKKIIIKDSYCSIGIKGFFEKKKYTGSIIKIHSLKLEGLEYFKELTGMVAALEDVELLPQILLKAVRHFVDFDAGSILFRERGDSFRFLASQGAMIDHDPDTAFHLVTGLAEAAINEGRTLSLAGKEGSLAEGLGISGMEKPLAGARSVLVTPLIFKGHNTGLMILSKKDPAAYPETNVAMIDELSTGLSKILWQIGVAGKLKQENALRTKLYEIGFASGSVLQVGSLLNLMIRTIAKELKIDEMGIYFFDEVLGEWNGKAIQSTGKNGGFLELMKSSGIKLDYERLSEIKEITATVIARGEPEIVPDLKTDPRFLSAGHYNGLGSGLWLPLKLKDKPIGAISALSKQTSYFGHEDLTLLQELSPLVTFALRSAVLYEEIRREGSRVGAIINSMPEGLLMVDSHFKVIMSNEGFEGLWGLKQTIRPGSGLQEGILSLLTNNLANPKALIDFFQDCAVSTTGVVIPVELELKDGKHLKISSFPVEELDRPRTGLVILCQDITTEHQIAELRQEFVGMLSHDLRNPLAAIIATLELALDGSLGELNENQSQFLGNAMNDSRRMLEMLNDFLDGYKYDAIEIKLEKINFDIAQLIARLVADFSPLARERNIELLQEMPPNILITGDEGKLARVISNLLSNALKFTPRGGTIILTGSERASSVEIALSDTGEGISAEDKDKVFEKFYQVEKRRHGRKTGTGLGLPLCKKLVEAHGGKIWVESQAGKGSRFIFSLPR